ACGTCCACCGCTGGATTCCGTCGAAGAACGAGGACAACTACTGGATCCTCGTTCCGAGGACCGAGCAGGGGTGGGCATCGCGCTTCGGCGACCTCCAGGGGATCGCGGACATTCCGAGCTCCTACCGGGTGGAGCTCCTCCCCTACCTGGCAGGGGGCTCGACCATCCACGGCGACCGCGACCCGGACGACCCCTTCGACGACGGCCGGAATCTCGAGGCGCGCATGGGGCTCGACTTGAAGATGGGGCTCGGGCCGAACCTCACCCTGGACGCGACCGTGCGTCCGGACTTCGGTCAGGTGGAGGTGGATCCCGCCGTCGTGAACCTGAGCGTGAACGAGACGTTCAATCAGGAGCGGCGGCCCTTCTTCACCGAAGGAAGCCAGCTCCTGAGCGGAAGCATCAACAACTACTTCTATTCCCGGCGCATCGGCGCTCCTCCCGCGGGCGGGCGAGCCTCCGGCGACTACGTGGACTACCCCGGCGAAACGCCGATCCTCGGGGCCGCCAAGGTGACCGGACGGCTTCCCTCCGGGACCTCCATCGGCGTTCTCGCGGCGGTGACGGGCGAGGAGCACGCCCGTATCTACGACGCCGGCGAGGAGCTGTTCGAAGGAGTTCGCGTGCAGCCGCTCGCCACCTGGGGGGTCGCACGGGTCCAGCAGGAGTTCGGGACCGCGGGCTCCACCGCGAGCCTCTTCGTCGCGGGGGTGCAGCGCGAGTTCGGCGAGGACGATCCTCTCGCCGCATACGAGCCCCGACGGGCCCTCACGGTGGCCACGGAGTCGCTCTGGCGGCTGGCGGGCGGGACATACGAGCTCGGCGTGAGTGGCGGGGTGAGCCATGTGAACGGCGACCCCGACGCCATTCTTCGCGTGCAACGCGCGGCTCCCCGCTACTACCAGCGTCCCGACGCGACTCACGTGAACCTCGACCCGGAACGCACCTCCCTCTCCGGTTACAAGGCCACGGTTTCCCTGGACAAGGTGGCCGGGACCCACTGGCTTTGGGCGATCTTCTTGGACGCCGAATCTCCGGGAGTCGAGTTCAACGACGTCGGACGCCTCTCCGGAGCGGACGGCCTCCAGGCCCGTCAGAGCCTCACCTACCGCGAGACGCAGCCGGGCGAGCTTTTCCGGAACTACCGCATCCAGTTCACCCACCTGACGGAGTGGAACTACGCAGGAGACGCGCGGTGGATCCAACTCTCCAGCAGCGGAAACGTCACCTTCGACAACTTCTGGTCGGCAAGCGCCTCGTTGAACCTGGACCTCCCCGCGCAGGAGTGGCAGCTGACGCGTGGCGGGCCATCCATGGAGACTCCTCGAGAGTGGCGTGCTTCGCTCCGGCTCCAGAACAGCGGATCGGCGGAGACGCGGTGGAGCATTTCGACCGGCTTCGGAGGAGACGAGTTCGGGGGGTGGAGCGCCAGCGCGGACGGGCAGCTCTCCCTCCTCCCGGGCGACCGGTGGCAGGTGACCGTGAGCCCCTCCTTCTCACGTCAGGTGACCTCGCGGCAGTACTTCACGGCCCTCGACGGCGGGCCGGAGATCACCTACGGGGAACGCTACATCTTCGCCTTCATCGACCGGACGACGCTGTCCATGCAGACGCGCGTCAACTTCACGCTGAAGCCCGATGTGAACCTCGACATCTACGCGCAGCCCTTCGCCTCGAGCGGGCGATACCGCGACTTCGGCGAGCTCCTCGCGCCCCGCAGCCGTTACCTGCGCACCTATGGCGAAGCGGAAGGGACCACGATCGAACGGACGGAGAGCGGCAGCTGGGCGGTCACCGACGGCGCCGACTCGTTCGTCCTCTCCAATCGGGACTTTAACCTCCGCTCCTTCCGGAGCACCGCGGTTCTGCGCTGGGAGTGGCGCCCGGGGAGCACCCTCTACCTCGTCTGGCAACAGGACAGGTCCCGCCGACTGACCAGCGACGTGCGCGCCGGCGTGGGCGACGTCTTCGGGTCGCTCGGGGAATCGGGGGACAACTTCTTCGCGGTCAAGGTGAGCTACTGGCTGGGACTCTGACGTCGAGGTGGCGGAGGTTATTCGCATTCTTCGCGGCCACGCAAACCTCTACCGGACGGAGCCGCTGCAGCGCATTGGGCAGGAGGAGCTGGACGGGATCCTCCTGCGCACCGGGGCGCCGGGACGGACCACGCGGACGATTGAATGCGTGGTCCGCGGCTCGGGACCGACGACGATCGAGTATTCGGCGCTCAACGGGGGAACTGTGAGTGCGACGGTGGTTCTTCCGTAGGGAGGGCGCGTCGGCGCGGATCCCTGTCGGGGAAAGCGTGAAGAGCGCGAGCGATCGCTGCGTAGCCAGATTGAACGTATGCACCGCCCGCACCGGAGAATCGCCCATGGACTCCCCGAAAATCTCTTGCCTCGAAGCGCCTAACCGGAGCCCCGTTTGCCCCCACTGCGAACGGGAGCTCCGCGAAATCTGGACGCGACAACTGACGTCGGCGTTCGGGCGGCGCTACGTTTACTTCTGCAGTCACTGCGCGAAGGTGCTCGGTGTCAGTCATCGCAAGGGATTCTGGATGGGGTAGCGGCCCGCGGCCTGTTCAGACATCGGGCCGCCCGCGAGGCGTTTCAGCTGAAACGTCGGTCCCTCGATGCGACCTGTGATCCCCCCCGACCGTGTGGCCGGGCTCGAACGGGCCGCGCTTCGGGCTTGGCCGGCGAGCGAGTCCGAGTCCGTGTGCGGATGGGAAGTGCGCTTTTCGGACGGATTCACGAAACGCGCGAACTCGGTCCAGCCCATCGGGGCCGCGCAATGCGGTCTGAAGGAAGCGGTGTCCGGCTGCGAGGAGTGGTATGCCCGCCGGGGCCGCCCGTGCATCTTTCGCCTGACCCCCCTCACTAATCCGGAGGTCGAGCCTTACCTGACGGAGGTCGGGTACCGGCTCCTCGAGCCCACCTCGGTGATGCATCTCGCTCTCCGTGAGGTCCCCGAGGACCCGATGCTTCGCGAGCCCGATCTAGAGGAGTGGCTCTCGCACTTCGCGCGCATGAGCGGCATGACGGATGACCCGCCTCGCGCGCTGGGCGAAATCATCCAGCGAATCGAACCGCCCCGATTGCTCGCCGCACTCCATGCAAAGGAGGTGAGGCATCCGGTGGCTTGCGGGATGGCCGTGCTCGAGAACGATCGAGTCGGACTGTTCGATCTCGTCACGAGTCCGGAACACCGGCGCCGTGGGTTCGGCACGGAGCTGGTGCGGGCATTGCTCGGTTGGGGATTTGCGCACGGGGCGAGAGAGGCCTACCTCCAAGTCGTTCGAGCGAATGTGGCCGCGTGGAGCATGTACGAACGGCTCGGGTTCGCCTTCGCGTATGACTACCGGTATCTGATTCGTGAGCTGGGTGCGGTGCCCACGTTCCCTGAGCCCGCCTGACTCCGAATAAACCATTCTCCTCCCCATCTCGTCATAGGAAGTAGCCACCCATGAACTGAGAACCCGTGACGGAAATCGGAGGGAGAGCGAATGAGAGCGCTCGCGTCTTCAGTCTTGCTCCTCATGACCCTCGGTCCCTTCCCCCTCTCCGCACTTCAGAGTCCCGCCCCAGTCATCCCTCCGACCGTCACGGTTTCGGCTTCCCGCACCGACGCTCCGCCTTCGATCGATGGTCTCGCGAGCGACCCCATCTGGTCCGTCGCGACGCGGATCGGCGGCTTCACGCAGGTTGAGCCGGACGAGGGAGCGGCTCCTTCGCACCCCACTGAGTTTCAGGTAGCCTACGACGCGGACAACCTCTATGTGCTCGTGCGCGCCTTCGACCCCGACCCGGACAGCATCCTCCGGGCCCTCAGCCGGCGGGACGTGCGCGGGCCGTCGGATCAGATCCTCGTGGCGGTGGATTCGTACCACGACCGCCGCACGGGTTACGAGTTCGCGGTGAACCCGGATGGGGTGAAACGAGACAACACCATTTGCAACGACGGGAATCGCGACTCGTCCTGGGACGGGGTCTAGGAGGTCCAAACCTCGATCCACGAAGAGGGATGGACCGCCGAGTTTCGCATTCCGCTCTCTCAGCTTCGTTATCCAGACGCGCC
This portion of the Gemmatimonadota bacterium genome encodes:
- a CDS encoding GNAT family N-acetyltransferase, coding for MRPVIPPDRVAGLERAALRAWPASESESVCGWEVRFSDGFTKRANSVQPIGAAQCGLKEAVSGCEEWYARRGRPCIFRLTPLTNPEVEPYLTEVGYRLLEPTSVMHLALREVPEDPMLREPDLEEWLSHFARMSGMTDDPPRALGEIIQRIEPPRLLAALHAKEVRHPVACGMAVLENDRVGLFDLVTSPEHRRRGFGTELVRALLGWGFAHGAREAYLQVVRANVAAWSMYERLGFAFAYDYRYLIRELGAVPTFPEPA
- a CDS encoding carbohydrate binding family 9 domain-containing protein, which encodes MRALASSVLLLMTLGPFPLSALQSPAPVIPPTVTVSASRTDAPPSIDGLASDPIWSVATRIGGFTQVEPDEGAAPSHPTEFQVAYDADNLYVLVRAFDPDPDSILRALSRRDVRGPSDQILVAVDSYHDRRTGYEFAVNPDGVKRDNTICNDGNRDSSWDGV
- a CDS encoding DUF5916 domain-containing protein — encoded protein: MTEAGRPWGPVLFALLAACMASPVLAQAAPDEAAAPRRIATAVRVESGAIEVDGVLDEAAWSAALPLSDLVQKEPTEGAAPSERTEVRFAYDGEALYVGARMEAEGGTASIQAPMGRRDQVALAEYILVSLDTYLDRRTAHSFGVSAAGVRIDHFHRSDNEGDVDRGFDPIWEARVTVDEDGWSAEMWIPFSQLRFDDRDDQVWGLNVHRWIPSKNEDNYWILVPRTEQGWASRFGDLQGIADIPSSYRVELLPYLAGGSTIHGDRDPDDPFDDGRNLEARMGLDLKMGLGPNLTLDATVRPDFGQVEVDPAVVNLSVNETFNQERRPFFTEGSQLLSGSINNYFYSRRIGAPPAGGRASGDYVDYPGETPILGAAKVTGRLPSGTSIGVLAAVTGEEHARIYDAGEELFEGVRVQPLATWGVARVQQEFGTAGSTASLFVAGVQREFGEDDPLAAYEPRRALTVATESLWRLAGGTYELGVSGGVSHVNGDPDAILRVQRAAPRYYQRPDATHVNLDPERTSLSGYKATVSLDKVAGTHWLWAIFLDAESPGVEFNDVGRLSGADGLQARQSLTYRETQPGELFRNYRIQFTHLTEWNYAGDARWIQLSSSGNVTFDNFWSASASLNLDLPAQEWQLTRGGPSMETPREWRASLRLQNSGSAETRWSISTGFGGDEFGGWSASADGQLSLLPGDRWQVTVSPSFSRQVTSRQYFTALDGGPEITYGERYIFAFIDRTTLSMQTRVNFTLKPDVNLDIYAQPFASSGRYRDFGELLAPRSRYLRTYGEAEGTTIERTESGSWAVTDGADSFVLSNRDFNLRSFRSTAVLRWEWRPGSTLYLVWQQDRSRRLTSDVRAGVGDVFGSLGESGDNFFAVKVSYWLGL